From Halotia branconii CENA392, the proteins below share one genomic window:
- a CDS encoding putative bifunctional diguanylate cyclase/phosphodiesterase, whose amino-acid sequence MKLNHRLFLYSSLAHLRVLKKSYTAKIMLVAFLGTHVPLLTLLFSFVISNSYSLEMAAQVLIIALFATLAGTAATLYALRHLLAPVILTSAALQNYLNTKTLPELPIQFADEAGTLMADTSQTLHKLDELIHYITNYDDLTGLPNRDLFGDRLNNTLSQPPNHQGLVAVFLLGIDDFTAMSHTLEHEQTNLLLRAVGQRLTTCIAQTDILAHLGKDEFAIAQIEIHSFESIIKLSQLLLTTLAKPFLIAGNSIHITVSIGITINGCEAPNCVDQLLQQAHIALYQAKRQGRNQFQFYSPEINAQLRQRLTLENELHGALERNEMLVYYQPLIDLHSKQIMAMEALVRWQHPTLGLVSPTKFIPIAEANNLIVPIGEWVLRTACAQNRAWQLAGFSPIRISVNLSARQFELPNLVEIISQILQETELEASNLELEVTESFLMADIERSMKTLKQLRELGISLALDDFGTGYSSLNYLKRFPVNMLKIDRSFVQDVMTNPDSAAVTDAIIALAKSLRLNITAEGVETQEQLEYLQMRGCDEGQGFYFSRPVPADIITQMLRQPVVVCQPKNNRWRQAGEAGEAGEVGGEKKWTFSH is encoded by the coding sequence ATGAAGTTAAATCACAGACTTTTCCTGTACTCGTCCTTAGCTCATTTGAGAGTACTCAAGAAAAGTTATACCGCCAAAATTATGTTGGTGGCATTTTTAGGAACGCATGTACCACTTTTGACTTTACTTTTTAGTTTCGTCATCTCCAATTCTTATTCTTTGGAGATGGCAGCACAAGTTTTGATTATTGCTTTGTTTGCTACGTTAGCGGGTACGGCAGCTACTCTTTATGCACTCCGCCATCTTCTCGCCCCAGTTATTTTGACATCTGCTGCTCTACAAAATTATCTAAACACCAAAACATTACCTGAACTACCTATACAGTTTGCCGATGAAGCAGGGACATTGATGGCAGATACTTCACAAACTTTGCACAAACTGGATGAGCTAATTCACTACATCACTAACTATGATGATTTGACTGGTTTACCCAATCGAGATTTGTTTGGCGATCGCCTTAATAATACCTTATCTCAACCTCCAAACCATCAAGGGCTTGTAGCAGTTTTTTTATTGGGTATCGATGATTTCACGGCTATGAGTCATACGTTGGAACATGAACAAACTAATTTATTGTTAAGAGCAGTTGGCCAACGTTTGACAACCTGCATAGCTCAAACAGATATTTTGGCTCATTTGGGTAAAGATGAATTTGCGATCGCTCAAATCGAGATTCATTCTTTTGAAAGTATAATCAAGTTATCTCAACTGCTACTAACTACCCTGGCAAAACCCTTTTTGATAGCAGGCAACTCGATTCATATTACAGTTAGTATCGGTATTACAATCAATGGCTGCGAAGCTCCAAATTGTGTGGATCAACTATTACAACAAGCTCACATAGCATTGTATCAAGCCAAACGGCAGGGACGTAACCAATTCCAGTTTTATTCACCAGAAATTAATGCTCAATTACGGCAGCGACTAACTTTAGAAAATGAATTACATGGGGCACTTGAACGTAACGAAATGCTGGTTTATTATCAACCCCTAATTGATTTACACAGCAAACAAATAATGGCGATGGAAGCGTTAGTTCGTTGGCAACATCCAACTTTAGGCTTAGTTTCTCCTACAAAGTTTATTCCCATTGCCGAAGCTAATAATTTAATTGTACCCATAGGTGAATGGGTTTTGCGAACTGCTTGCGCCCAAAACCGTGCTTGGCAACTGGCAGGATTTTCCCCAATTCGCATTTCGGTAAACTTATCAGCTCGACAGTTTGAACTACCCAATTTAGTAGAGATAATCAGCCAAATTCTGCAAGAAACAGAACTAGAAGCATCGAATCTGGAATTAGAAGTAACTGAAAGCTTTTTAATGGCTGACATTGAGCGCTCTATGAAAACTCTAAAACAATTGCGAGAACTAGGTATATCCCTGGCTTTGGATGACTTCGGTACTGGCTATTCTTCTTTGAACTACTTGAAACGTTTTCCTGTCAACATGTTAAAAATTGATCGATCATTTGTGCAAGACGTAATGACTAATCCTGATAGCGCCGCTGTCACCGATGCGATTATTGCCTTAGCCAAGAGTTTGCGATTAAACATCACAGCCGAAGGCGTAGAAACTCAAGAACAACTGGAATATTTGCAAATGCGCGGCTGTGACGAAGGTCAGGGATTTTACTTTAGTCGCCCTGTCCCTGCTGATATAATTACTCAAATGTTGCGTCAGCCAGTAGTGGTCTGTCAACCCAAAAATAACAGGTGGAGGCAGGCAGGGGAAGCAGGGGAAGCAGGGGAAGTAGGGGGAGAAAAGAAGTGGACTTTTTCACATTAA
- the mnmA gene encoding tRNA 2-thiouridine(34) synthase MnmA, protein MKKIVVGLSGGVDSSTAAAILHNQGYEVIGLTLWLMKGKGQCCSEGMIDAAYICEQLGVPHQIVDMRDVFQTHIVDYLVTGYSAGITPLPCSQCNKTVKFGPMVQYACEQLGCDRIATGHYAQINYDEVTERYQLLRAVDRNKDQSYFLYDLSQELLAATVFPLGELQKTDTRRVAAEYGLKTADKPESQDLCLVESNGSMRAFLDKYLAPKQGDIVDTTGKILGQHDGVHHYTIGQRKGLGIAAPEPLYVIELDAVNNKVIVGDRTKVTQPECTVNRVNWVSIVEPSTPIRAEVQIRYRSHPEPVTVIPLENSRVRLVFDEPQFSITPGQAAVWYDGDKVLGGGIIES, encoded by the coding sequence ATGAAAAAAATCGTCGTTGGTCTTTCCGGTGGCGTTGACAGTTCCACCGCTGCTGCTATCCTACACAATCAGGGCTATGAAGTAATTGGTTTGACTCTTTGGCTAATGAAAGGCAAAGGTCAATGTTGCTCTGAAGGAATGATCGACGCGGCTTATATTTGTGAACAATTAGGCGTTCCCCATCAAATTGTCGATATGCGGGATGTCTTTCAAACCCATATTGTCGATTACCTCGTGACTGGTTATAGTGCTGGGATCACGCCTCTACCTTGCTCTCAGTGCAATAAAACTGTCAAGTTTGGGCCAATGGTGCAGTATGCCTGCGAACAATTGGGATGCGATCGCATTGCCACTGGTCATTATGCTCAAATTAACTATGACGAAGTTACTGAACGCTATCAGCTATTAAGGGCTGTTGACCGAAATAAAGACCAGTCTTATTTTCTTTACGATTTGTCTCAAGAATTACTGGCAGCAACCGTATTTCCTCTAGGTGAATTACAAAAAACCGACACCCGCCGCGTCGCCGCTGAATATGGACTTAAAACTGCCGATAAGCCAGAAAGTCAAGATTTGTGCTTAGTGGAAAGCAACGGTTCCATGCGAGCATTTCTAGATAAATATCTTGCTCCCAAGCAAGGTGACATTGTCGATACCACAGGCAAAATTTTGGGGCAACATGATGGTGTGCATCACTACACCATTGGACAACGTAAAGGCTTGGGTATAGCAGCACCCGAACCGCTGTATGTAATTGAATTAGATGCAGTGAATAATAAAGTGATTGTAGGCGATCGCACTAAAGTAACTCAGCCGGAATGCACAGTAAATCGGGTAAATTGGGTTTCTATTGTGGAACCTTCTACCCCCATTCGTGCGGAAGTACAAATCCGTTATCGTTCTCACCCCGAACCCGTAACAGTAATCCCCTTAGAAAACTCCCGCGTCCGTTTGGTATTTGATGAACCTCAATTTAGCATTACCCCCGGACAAGCCGCCGTGTGGTACGACGGCGATAAAGTGTTGGGTGGAGGAATTATTGAATCTTGA
- a CDS encoding NAD(P)H-hydrate dehydratase has protein sequence MHDRQEYISQIVVTAEQMRDIEGRIFAAKMPVAALMEKVAGLIACRIQEIIPSHPVIKSRVGILVGPGHNGGDALVVARELHFRGYEVSIYSAFSKLKELTSQHLQYAQSLGIPCFQECTQLSDCDFFIDGLFGFGLERAIADPIASTINQINNWHKPIISIDLPSGLHTDTGEVLGTAIRATHTFCLGLWKLGFLQDQALEYIGKAELIDFDIPLADVQAVLGNTPQIKQITKATALSTLPLPRPSVTYKYKEGHLLLICGSRRYAGGAILTALGARASGVGMLSIAVPESLKQLLVSHLPEALIVGCPETETKAIAHLQLPEKTDLSSFSAIACGPGLTLDATSIVEQVINSDRSLVLDADGLNILAQLGTIPTLQKRQAATVLTPHTGEFQRLFPNIAEPKQDRVKAVRSAADQTGSVVLLKGARTAISNPEGLIWINPESTPALARGGSGDVLTGLLGGLLAQAATKQIAVEDIVATAAWWHSQAAILAAQERTELGVDAFTLTQYLMRVVSN, from the coding sequence ATGCATGATAGGCAAGAATACATTTCACAAATCGTAGTCACCGCTGAACAAATGCGGGATATTGAAGGGCGGATATTTGCAGCAAAAATGCCTGTGGCGGCTTTGATGGAAAAGGTGGCAGGATTAATTGCTTGTCGCATCCAAGAGATAATTCCTTCACACCCCGTTATTAAGTCTCGTGTCGGGATTTTAGTAGGCCCTGGTCATAATGGTGGTGATGCTTTGGTGGTAGCCCGTGAGTTACATTTTCGCGGGTATGAAGTTAGCATCTATTCGGCTTTTTCTAAGCTGAAGGAATTAACATCGCAGCATTTGCAATACGCCCAAAGTTTGGGTATTCCATGTTTTCAAGAATGTACACAATTATCAGACTGTGATTTTTTCATTGATGGATTATTTGGATTTGGTTTAGAAAGAGCGATCGCTGATCCTATAGCTTCTACAATTAATCAGATCAATAATTGGCATAAACCGATTATTAGTATTGATTTACCTTCGGGTTTGCACACCGATACAGGCGAAGTTTTGGGAACTGCTATTCGTGCTACTCACACATTTTGCTTGGGTTTGTGGAAGCTGGGTTTTTTACAAGATCAGGCTTTAGAATATATCGGCAAAGCTGAATTAATCGATTTTGATATTCCTTTAGCTGATGTGCAAGCTGTTTTGGGAAATACACCGCAGATTAAACAAATTACAAAAGCAACGGCACTTTCTACTCTTCCTTTACCCCGTCCGTCAGTTACTTACAAATATAAAGAAGGTCATTTACTGTTAATTTGTGGTTCACGTCGCTATGCTGGTGGGGCAATTTTAACTGCTTTGGGGGCGCGTGCTAGTGGTGTAGGGATGCTCTCTATCGCTGTACCAGAATCTTTGAAACAACTTTTGGTGTCTCATTTGCCAGAAGCGCTGATTGTTGGTTGTCCAGAGACGGAAACCAAAGCCATTGCACATTTACAATTACCAGAAAAGACTGATCTAAGTTCTTTTAGTGCGATCGCTTGTGGCCCTGGTTTAACATTAGATGCTACTTCTATTGTCGAACAAGTAATCAATAGCGATCGCTCTTTAGTTCTTGATGCTGATGGTTTAAATATTTTGGCACAATTGGGAACAATCCCCACCTTACAAAAGCGTCAAGCAGCAACGGTACTCACACCCCATACTGGCGAATTTCAAAGGTTGTTTCCTAATATTGCAGAACCCAAACAAGATAGAGTCAAAGCTGTACGGTCAGCAGCAGACCAAACTGGGTCGGTAGTCCTATTAAAAGGCGCAAGAACGGCGATTAGTAACCCTGAAGGCTTAATTTGGATTAATCCTGAAAGTACCCCGGCTTTAGCCCGTGGCGGTAGTGGTGATGTCTTAACTGGCCTACTGGGTGGATTATTGGCACAAGCGGCTACTAAACAAATTGCCGTTGAGGATATTGTGGCGACTGCGGCTTGGTGGCATTCGCAAGCAGCTATTTTAGCAGCCCAAGAGCGTACAGAATTAGGTGTAGATGCGTTTACATTGACACAATATTTAATGAGAGTTGTTAGTAATTAA
- a CDS encoding alkaline phosphatase D family protein, protein MGSYENFQLLLHSRIKRRNLIIGAGAFTGLMIASQFPHQRAIARGRFSKYPFTLGVASGEPYPSSVVLWTRLAPEPLNGGGMPPLNVPIRWEVSTDAKMRRIVAKGTEFATPEMAHSVRIVVDGLQADTWYWYRFNVGNYASPTGRTRTAPLPESYLNRFNFALASCQNYQQGYYTAYKYMAQEDLNLVVHVGDYIYEGGIGANAVRQHNSPEILTLEDYRNRYALYKADPDLQAAHAAFPWIVTWDDHEVENNYANDISEVDNEPDQNRAIFLQRRALAYQAYYEHMPLRPFSRPRGSDMQLYRRLSFGNLATFNVLDTRQYRTDQPCGDGTKERCPENFDPQATITGKRQEDWLFDGLNRSETKWNILAQQVPIAQRDMTPGEGGTYSMDKWDGYLASRDRLTDFLEKRRPSNPISLAGDVHSHWAMDLKTDFDNPRSPIVGSEFVCSSISSGGDGSDTNPTVQAYLPDNPHIKFFNGQRGYARCELTSRMWKTDYLVMSEVTTQFGTISKRASFVVENGRLGVQQG, encoded by the coding sequence ATGGGAAGTTACGAAAATTTCCAGCTGTTGCTGCACAGCCGAATCAAACGACGCAACTTAATCATTGGGGCAGGAGCATTTACTGGTTTAATGATTGCTAGCCAGTTTCCCCATCAAAGAGCGATAGCTAGAGGTAGATTTTCCAAATATCCTTTTACACTTGGTGTAGCATCAGGTGAACCATATCCAAGTAGTGTAGTTCTCTGGACTCGTTTAGCTCCCGAACCTTTAAATGGAGGGGGAATGCCACCCCTAAATGTGCCAATTCGCTGGGAAGTATCAACCGATGCGAAGATGAGACGCATTGTAGCTAAAGGTACTGAGTTTGCTACCCCAGAAATGGCTCACTCAGTTCGGATTGTTGTTGATGGACTGCAAGCGGATACTTGGTATTGGTATCGGTTTAATGTGGGTAATTACGCTAGTCCAACTGGTCGGACTCGTACCGCCCCTTTACCAGAGAGCTATTTGAATAGATTTAACTTTGCCCTGGCTTCTTGTCAGAACTATCAGCAGGGCTATTATACTGCTTACAAATACATGGCTCAAGAAGACCTCAATTTAGTTGTGCATGTTGGGGACTATATTTACGAGGGGGGAATTGGAGCAAATGCCGTTAGACAGCACAATAGTCCAGAAATTTTGACGCTGGAAGATTACCGCAATCGTTACGCCCTCTACAAAGCCGATCCTGATCTGCAAGCAGCCCACGCAGCATTTCCTTGGATTGTTACCTGGGATGATCATGAAGTAGAAAACAACTACGCTAATGACATCTCAGAAGTTGATAACGAACCAGATCAAAACCGAGCGATTTTTCTCCAGCGACGAGCATTGGCTTATCAAGCTTACTACGAACACATGCCACTGCGTCCTTTCTCACGACCGCGTGGTTCTGATATGCAACTGTACCGTCGCCTGTCTTTTGGTAATTTGGCAACCTTTAATGTTTTAGATACCCGTCAATATCGCACTGATCAGCCCTGCGGAGATGGAACCAAAGAACGTTGTCCAGAGAACTTTGATCCACAGGCAACAATTACTGGTAAACGTCAAGAGGATTGGTTATTTGACGGTTTGAATCGCTCTGAAACTAAATGGAATATTTTAGCTCAACAAGTTCCCATCGCCCAAAGAGATATGACACCGGGCGAAGGTGGAACTTATAGTATGGATAAGTGGGATGGTTATTTAGCTTCCCGCGATCGCTTGACGGATTTCCTAGAAAAGCGTCGTCCCTCTAATCCCATTTCTTTAGCAGGTGATGTGCATTCTCATTGGGCAATGGATTTAAAGACTGACTTTGATAACCCGCGATCGCCTATAGTAGGAAGCGAATTTGTTTGTAGCTCGATTAGCTCTGGTGGAGATGGTTCTGACACAAACCCCACAGTTCAAGCTTACTTACCAGATAATCCCCACATTAAATTTTTCAATGGTCAACGAGGATATGCCCGTTGCGAATTGACTTCTAGAATGTGGAAGACGGATTATTTAGTAATGTCAGAAGTGACAACTCAATTTGGCACAATTAGTAAACGTGCTTCATTTGTGGTTGAAAACGGTCGTTTGGGAGTACAGCAAGGCTAG
- a CDS encoding pentapeptide repeat-containing protein: protein MFWKQGIALILGIIVFFLASPAQAVDWTHPFSFSNAELSRRDFSGQTLQAAEFSNANMEMINFQDADLRGAVLSASVMTQANLHGADLTNAMVDQVNLTGADLSDAVLKEALLLRAIFPDVNIEGADFTDAILDGAQIKELCNKASGVNSKTGVETRYSLGCR, encoded by the coding sequence ATGTTTTGGAAGCAAGGAATAGCATTAATTTTGGGGATAATAGTATTTTTCTTGGCTTCCCCAGCGCAAGCGGTAGATTGGACTCACCCTTTCTCATTTAGCAATGCAGAGTTATCAAGGCGTGATTTTTCTGGTCAAACTTTGCAAGCTGCGGAGTTTTCTAACGCCAATATGGAAATGATTAACTTTCAAGATGCAGACTTGCGGGGAGCAGTCTTAAGTGCTTCGGTAATGACGCAAGCAAATCTGCATGGAGCAGATTTAACTAATGCGATGGTTGATCAGGTAAACTTAACTGGGGCTGATTTAAGTGATGCCGTTTTAAAAGAAGCTCTTTTACTTCGTGCCATTTTTCCTGATGTGAATATAGAAGGTGCAGATTTCACTGATGCAATTTTAGATGGCGCACAAATTAAAGAACTGTGCAACAAAGCCAGTGGAGTAAATTCTAAAACTGGCGTAGAAACTCGTTATTCTTTGGGATGTCGATGA
- a CDS encoding 5-(carboxyamino)imidazole ribonucleotide synthase gives MKRVGVIGGGQLAWMMGDAAKKLGVKLVVQTPSKDDPAVSIAHDKVFAAVDDVIATEVLATKSDVITFENEFVNLAALSVLAGQGVCFRPSLGALAPLLDKYHQRCYLRDLKLPVPQFFALEPQEDIAFKVEHLNFPLVLKSRRHGYDGQGTFIIQNLATLQQKLNSSNLTLFLIEEFVPFTRELAIIAARSVAGEIVTYPVVETQQEQQVCRRVIAPADITPNQAAEIEAIAHTLLNSLQAVGVFGIELFLTHDGKVLVNEIAPRTHNSGHFSLDACETSQFEQHLRAVCGLPLGSPALQCASAVMVNLLGYENSHSDYHSQRQQLAAIPRAFVHWYGKTTSRPGRKLAHVTVLLDDQNQDTASAIAHNIESIWYPS, from the coding sequence ATGAAGCGCGTTGGTGTAATTGGTGGTGGGCAACTTGCCTGGATGATGGGGGATGCCGCAAAAAAGTTAGGGGTAAAATTGGTAGTGCAGACTCCTAGTAAAGATGACCCTGCTGTATCCATTGCTCACGACAAGGTTTTTGCCGCAGTTGATGATGTCATTGCTACTGAGGTTTTAGCAACCAAAAGCGATGTCATCACCTTTGAAAATGAATTTGTGAATTTAGCTGCTTTATCTGTTCTAGCTGGGCAAGGTGTATGCTTTCGTCCTAGTTTGGGGGCTTTGGCTCCTCTTTTAGATAAATATCATCAACGTTGCTATTTACGTGATTTAAAACTACCTGTTCCCCAATTTTTTGCCTTGGAACCACAGGAAGATATTGCATTTAAGGTAGAACATTTAAATTTTCCCCTAGTTCTCAAATCCCGCCGTCATGGCTATGACGGACAAGGTACTTTTATCATCCAGAATTTAGCTACTTTGCAGCAAAAGCTAAATTCCAGCAACTTAACTTTGTTTTTAATCGAGGAATTTGTACCCTTTACCAGAGAACTAGCAATAATTGCGGCTCGTTCTGTAGCAGGTGAGATTGTGACTTACCCAGTGGTAGAAACCCAGCAAGAACAACAAGTGTGTAGACGAGTGATTGCCCCAGCAGATATTACACCCAATCAAGCAGCAGAAATAGAGGCGATCGCCCATACTTTACTCAATAGCTTGCAAGCAGTAGGAGTTTTCGGCATTGAGTTATTTCTGACTCATGACGGTAAGGTGTTAGTTAATGAAATTGCTCCTCGTACCCATAATTCTGGGCATTTTTCCCTGGATGCTTGTGAAACATCTCAGTTTGAACAACACTTAAGAGCCGTTTGTGGTTTGCCTTTGGGTAGTCCCGCTTTACAATGTGCTAGTGCTGTGATGGTTAACCTCTTGGGATATGAAAACTCTCATAGTGACTACCACAGCCAACGCCAACAACTAGCAGCGATTCCCCGCGCTTTTGTTCACTGGTATGGAAAAACAACATCCCGTCCTGGGCGTAAGTTGGCACACGTTACTGTTTTGCTAGATGATCAAAACCAAGATACCGCAAGTGCCATCGCTCATAATATAGAATCTATCTGGTATCCCAGCTAA
- a CDS encoding M16 family metallopeptidase: MFPASVLRLDSGLTFIHQQIPTTPVVVADVWVRAGVTLEPEPWFGMAHFLEHMIFKGTAKLAPGVFDYKIENGGGVSNAATSYDYAHYSLTTAAPYLADTLPHLGELLLNAAIPDDEFIRERDVVLEEIRSCNDDPDWIGFQALNKSIYQHHPYGRSVLGTEKELMQQSPEAMRCFHRTHYQPENMTVVIAGGIAQQQAWELVNCSFVDFAERSNCPPSPKVVEPVITGICRQELCLPRLEQARLMMAWVVPGVEQLRTAYGLDILSVLLAEGRTSRLVRDLREELQLVHGIYSNFSLQRESSLFTITAWLEPENLEQVEYLILTHLDNLQNQGINEQELVRTRRLLCNEYAFSTETPNQLTGLYGYYNTIAQAELAVAYPHQIQSLNAQELQQLAKQYLSPQNYAVTILKPC; encoded by the coding sequence GTGTTTCCAGCCTCGGTTCTCCGACTAGACAGTGGTTTAACATTTATTCATCAACAAATTCCCACTACTCCTGTAGTTGTGGCTGATGTTTGGGTGCGTGCTGGAGTAACCCTTGAGCCTGAACCTTGGTTTGGCATGGCTCACTTTTTAGAACACATGATTTTTAAAGGTACAGCAAAACTAGCCCCTGGCGTGTTCGATTACAAAATTGAAAACGGGGGTGGTGTAAGTAATGCAGCCACAAGCTACGATTATGCTCATTACTCTTTAACTACAGCTGCTCCTTATTTAGCAGATACGCTACCCCATTTAGGAGAATTATTGCTAAATGCGGCAATTCCAGATGATGAATTTATCCGCGAACGAGATGTGGTACTTGAGGAAATCCGTTCTTGTAATGATGATCCCGATTGGATAGGATTTCAAGCCCTTAATAAAAGCATTTATCAACACCATCCTTATGGGCGTTCTGTGTTGGGTACTGAAAAAGAACTGATGCAGCAGTCACCAGAAGCTATGCGCTGTTTTCATCGCACTCATTATCAACCGGAAAATATGACAGTAGTGATTGCGGGGGGAATTGCCCAACAGCAAGCTTGGGAGTTGGTAAATTGCTCATTTGTTGATTTTGCCGAACGCTCTAATTGTCCACCATCTCCAAAGGTGGTAGAGCCAGTTATCACTGGGATTTGTCGTCAAGAACTGTGTTTACCTCGCTTAGAGCAAGCACGGCTAATGATGGCATGGGTTGTCCCAGGAGTAGAACAGCTGCGAACTGCTTATGGTTTAGATATATTGTCAGTATTATTGGCAGAAGGGCGGACTTCGCGTTTAGTGCGCGATTTGCGAGAAGAATTGCAATTGGTACACGGAATTTATAGTAATTTTTCTTTACAGAGAGAATCAAGTTTATTTACTATTACTGCTTGGTTAGAGCCAGAAAACTTAGAGCAAGTTGAGTACTTAATTCTGACTCATTTAGATAATTTGCAAAATCAAGGAATTAATGAACAGGAACTTGTGCGTACACGCAGATTACTTTGTAATGAGTACGCTTTTTCTACAGAAACGCCAAATCAGCTGACTGGTCTTTATGGTTACTACAATACCATTGCCCAAGCTGAATTAGCTGTGGCATATCCTCATCAAATTCAATCATTAAATGCTCAAGAACTGCAACAATTAGCTAAACAGTATCTTTCACCGCAGAATTACGCGGTTACTATACTTAAACCCTGTTAG
- a CDS encoding M16 family metallopeptidase, giving the protein MNPSLSHFPIHRTVLNNGIVLLVAENPAADIIAARVFIRAGSCHEQPGQAGLAHLLSAVMTKGCDGLSSLEIAEQVESTGASLSADAATDYFLLSLKTVTSDFAEILALAGRILRSPTFPEAQVELERRLTLQNIRSQQEQPFTIAFEQMRQAMYQNHPYAMSVLGNEATVNRLTRSDLVEYHQTYFRPDNVVISIAGRVTLADAVALVEQVFGDWQAPTQALPTITLPEIQVSPQHQLKPIQTQQSIVMLGYLGSSVMSVDYAPLKLLSTYLGNGLSSRLFVELREKRGLAYEVSAFYPTRLYQGSFVVYMGTAPENTSIGLNGLRKEVELICTTEVSEDALQAAKNKILGQYALGKQTNGQIAQIYGWYETLGLGINFDSEFQELITSVNAQDAKAAAARYLQEPYLSLVGQEEAINRALA; this is encoded by the coding sequence GTGAATCCTTCCCTATCTCACTTCCCTATCCATCGCACTGTCTTGAATAATGGCATTGTATTACTGGTAGCAGAAAATCCGGCTGCGGATATTATTGCAGCGCGAGTTTTTATCCGTGCTGGTAGTTGTCATGAACAACCAGGACAGGCGGGTTTAGCCCATTTGCTGTCAGCAGTCATGACAAAGGGATGTGATGGACTTTCGAGCTTAGAAATTGCTGAACAAGTTGAATCTACAGGGGCAAGTTTGAGTGCAGATGCCGCTACTGATTATTTTTTGCTGTCGTTGAAGACGGTAACATCTGACTTTGCAGAGATTTTAGCATTAGCAGGACGGATTTTGCGATCGCCGACATTTCCTGAAGCTCAAGTTGAACTAGAACGACGTTTGACACTACAAAATATTCGCTCCCAACAAGAGCAGCCGTTTACTATTGCCTTTGAACAAATGCGGCAGGCAATGTACCAAAATCATCCCTACGCTATGTCCGTGTTAGGTAATGAAGCCACAGTGAACCGCTTAACCCGTAGCGATTTAGTAGAATATCACCAAACTTATTTTCGTCCAGATAATGTAGTAATTAGTATTGCTGGACGTGTAACACTAGCTGACGCAGTAGCACTAGTAGAACAAGTGTTTGGTGATTGGCAAGCTCCCACCCAAGCGCTGCCAACAATTACTTTACCTGAGATTCAAGTGTCACCGCAGCACCAATTAAAACCTATACAAACGCAGCAATCAATCGTCATGCTGGGTTATTTGGGTTCATCAGTCATGTCTGTTGATTATGCTCCACTAAAGTTGTTATCTACTTATCTCGGCAATGGGCTTTCTAGCCGCTTGTTTGTAGAATTACGAGAAAAGCGGGGTTTAGCTTACGAAGTCTCCGCATTTTACCCCACACGGCTGTATCAGGGGTCATTTGTCGTGTACATGGGTACAGCACCAGAAAATACCAGTATCGGTTTGAACGGATTACGCAAAGAAGTAGAGCTAATCTGTACTACAGAAGTATCAGAAGACGCACTGCAAGCTGCTAAAAACAAAATCCTGGGGCAGTATGCCTTGGGTAAACAAACGAACGGCCAAATTGCTCAAATCTACGGTTGGTATGAAACTTTGGGTTTAGGAATTAATTTTGATAGTGAGTTTCAAGAGTTGATTACATCGGTGAATGCCCAAGATGCAAAGGCAGCCGCTGCTCGATATTTACAGGAACCTTATTTGTCTTTAGTTGGTCAAGAAGAAGCAATTAATAGGGCGCTGGCGTAA